The Pyrenophora tritici-repentis strain M4 chromosome 2, whole genome shotgun sequence genome window below encodes:
- a CDS encoding Ank-2 domain containing protein produces MAPSYSHPKMVPFNLVLKDVYYIPKLIRTRPDVSIDDELLEATSSHMFHVVSLCTAVSHGCSVEAVRSYVEHYREEESDFKEMMHLATPVLYFAMGRNSPEMTSLLLKFGMSPHGPDDEAHFIPPLVFAAIHGYLQSLDMTEVIKILLASGADPRTVPEDMWENYLDMP; encoded by the coding sequence ATGGCTCCATCCTACTCTCATCCCAAAATGGTTCCTTTCAACCTGGTTCTGAAAGATGTATACTACATACCGAAATTGATAAGAACCCGCCCGGACGTTTCTATCGATGATGAGCTTTTAGAGGCAACATCCTCGCACATGTTTCATGTCGTTTCTCTCTGCACTGCTGTCTCACATGGCTGCAGCGTCGAAGCTGTCAGATCTTATGTGGAGCACTATCGCGAGGAGGAGAGTGACTTCAAGGAAATGATGCATTTGGCGACACCTGTCCTGTACTTCGCCATGGGACGAAACTCGCCTGAGATGACCAGTCTCCTCCTCAAGTTTGGCATGAGTCCACACGGTCCGGATGACGAGGCTCACTTCATCCCACCTCTTGTTTTCGCAGCGATTCACGGATATCTCCAGTCGCTAGACATGACCGAGGTTATCAAGATCCTCCTTGCATCCGGTGCTGACCCAAGGACTGTTCCGGAAGACATGTGGGAGAACTATCTCGACATGCCTTAA
- a CDS encoding HTH-Tnp-Tc5 domain containing protein, with the protein MAQSQILVNDRISEILKCIKDIPKPNFKQLAREHGVLYQRLLARSKSRPTRSEHPSSTYKLTKAQDSALYDYIARLDELSVRVRLPMIVSCVNYLLQQAHDGPGPPLTASSRWAKQWLKRQPELHVRRQRSLNLNRALADDSDSIVK; encoded by the coding sequence ATGGCCCAATCGCAAATCTTAGTCAATGATCGCATTTCGGAGATCTTGAAGTGTATTAAAGATATCCCAAAGCCTAATTTTAAGCAATTGGCGCGCGAGCACGGCGTCCTATACCAGCGATTACTCGCCCGATCAAAGAGCCGCCCAACACGCTCTGAGCATCCCTCTAGCACGTACAAGCTTACTAAGGCGCAAGACAGTGCACTATACGATTATATCGCACGTCTTGATGAACTTAGCGTTCGTGTACGACTGCCTATGATTGTATCGTGTGTTAATTATCTTCTTCAACAAGCTCATGATGGTCCTGGTCCTCCACTAACTGCAAGCTCGCGATGGGCAAAACAATGGCTCAAACGGCAACCTGAGCTTCACGTACGACGACAGCGATCTCTTAATCTTAATCGCGCACTTGCGGATGATTCAGACTCCATTGTCAAGTAG
- a CDS encoding Protamine-P1 domain containing protein: MYFYAQRTSKGQRVQSDTAPGAPQREHSHADVNSSGNKNDDDSENVVEDEKAADEDDPDGSHEVNIHNSDTS; this comes from the coding sequence ATGTATTTCTACGCGCAGCGTACATCCAAGGGGCAAAGGGTCCAGTCAGACACCGCGCCTGGAGCTCCACAGCGCGAGCACAGCCACGCCGACGTCAATAGTTCCGGCAATAAGAACGACGACGATAGCGAGAATGTGGTAGAGGACGAAAAGGCAGCAGACGAAGATGATCCTGACGGTTCACACGAGGTCAACATCCACAACAGTGACACTTCCTAG
- a CDS encoding ClpA, ATPase with chaperone activity, ATP-binding subunit — protein MEREVQLHELLEVTDLGKLPYRIIGQLPVLKTLQEIVFNQMSSNADGSDPLVMVFAGAPGHGKTELAQQLGDLLRLKHVTVACSQMETDTELLGSKQGYARSKEGSKLNNHLSHNNGLCSVVFLDEFDKTSQDVCESLLTLLSEGAYVDRRMNRNIDCSKTIWILACNLGDEAIASFHESKLAHKQEKDKLIADLEPLIGELRDAFKERWGDAFESRIDEVVPFFPFSPGEQAVMAHKFLLEKAARFRKDIDLRKEVIRHMGHCIISFKDDSKLCSYLAERGYHRSSGARGLEREVRKVERKARRRYNCIRGLVTEDMNKGPFEKLEVRLMLRGDGGQDIGVIRKQEG, from the exons ATGGAGAGAGAAGTGCAGCTTCATGAGTTGCTAGAGGTGACGGACCTTGGTAAGTTGCCTTACCGCATCATCGGCCAACTTCCAGTCCTCAAAACACTTCAGGAGATTGTCTTCAATCAGATGAGCTCGAATGCTGATGGATCTGATCCTCTTGTCATGGTGTTCGCCGGCGCTCCGGGCCATGGCAAGACGGAGTTGGCTCAGCAACTCGGCGATCTCTTGCGGCTCAAGCATGTGACGGTCGCTTGCTCACAAATGGAAACCGATACCGAGCTTCTAGGCTCCAAGCAAGGCTACGCACGCTCAAAGGAGGGCTCAAAACTGAACAATCATCTGTCGCATAATAACGGCTTGTGCTCGGTCGTTTTCCTGGACGAGTTCGACAAAACGTCACAGGACGTATGCGAATCACTCTTAACTTTGCTTTCAGAGG GAGCCTATGTGGATAGACGCATGAATCGAAATATCGACTGCTCTAAAACCATCTGGATATTGGCTTGCAATTTAGGCGATGAAGCGATTGCGAGCTTTCATGAAAGCAAGTTAGCACACAAACAAGAGAAGGATAAATTGATTGCGGATCTTGAACCACTTATTGGGGAGCTCCGAGATGCCTTCAAGGAACGATGGGGA GATGCGTTCGAGTCACGCATTGATGAAGTAGTACCATTTTTTCCATTCTCACCAGGAGAGCAAGCTGTCATGGCTCACAAATTTCTGCTCGAGAAAGCAGCGAGATTCCGCAAGGATATTGACCTACGCAAAGAAGTCATTCGTCACATGGGTCACTGTATCATATCTTTCAAGGACGACAGTAAGCTCTGCAGTTACTTAGCTGAGCGTGGTTATCATCGAAGCTCGGGCGCTCGCGGACTGGAGCGAGAGGTGAGGAAGGTTGAAAGGAAGGCACGTAGGCGCTACAATTGTATCCGAGGTCTTGTGACAGAAGACATGAACAAGGGTCCATTTGAGAAATTGGAGGTTAGGCTGATGCTTCGCGGAGATGGAGGGCAAGATATCGGGGTGATCCGGAAACAAGAAGGGTAA
- a CDS encoding GlcD, FAD-FMN-containing dehydrogenase, whose product MLPSILTLFVVAGWVLTSVVPNIGGGSASPFNLSPKTPAAGIDWKTLATKLSVNAKIYLPGTKGFATYTTRWSNLEAPTPNIVIAPGTDRDVQEIVNFANTHNIPFLTCNGHHGTLTTLGKMDYGIEIYMPQLNYISIAKDGKSVTVGGGINTKNLTDILWAIGKQTVTGCCECVSFLGPALGGGHGWFQGHYGLITDQLLSMKVVLANGDLKTIDSNSDLWWGMQGAGHNFGIVTSVTTKVYDIKHYDWAIETIVFSDDKVEEVYEAVNKYILQGGKQAADIHDWTYWQNDATYSTEGNQPVIVIYIVQEGVTAVDAKYTTPFHKIGPLATTPQSGTYKDLAKWTGIALESPPRQDFGFNNPRFPIYIKSYNVTAQRKAWDLYSSAISGTDNPYYNSIFMFEDYASGGVRFRNNNASAFGFRDAHTLAAPLIVYNSTGKAQDNGVKKLGTQLRDIIREGTGSKELHTYVNYAYGDEGPKAWYGHESWRQKKLQELKQRYDPTGKFSFYAPIATHQ is encoded by the exons ATGTTACCTAGCATTCTGACGCTATTCGTTGTTGCAGGCTGGGTCCTGACGTCGGTCGTGCCAAACATCGGAGGAGGTTCTGCTTCGCCCTTCAATCTCTCCCCTAAAACCCCTGCAGCCGGCATCGACTGGAAGACATTGGCAACAAAGCTTTCTGTCAATGCGAAGATCTACCTTCCAGGCACAAAGGGGTTTGCTACCTACACAACTCGATGGTCCAATCTTGAAGCTCCCACGCCAAACATCGTCATCGCACCGGGCACAGATAGGGATGTTCAAGAGATC GTCAACTTTGCGAATACGCATAACATTCCTTTCCTCACCTGCAACGGCCATCATGGAACCCTTACAACCTTGGGCAAGATGGACTATGGTATCGAGATCTACATGCCTCAGCTAAACTATATCTCAATCGCTAAGGATGGAAAGTCGGTGACCGTAGGGGGTGGCATCAACACGAAGAATTTGACTGATATTCTTTGGGCTATTGGAAAGCAGACCG TCACCGGATGCTGTGAATGCGTCAGCTTCTTGGGACCGGCTCTCGGTGGCGGTCACGGGTGGTTCCAGGGTCACTATGGTCTGATCACCGATCAGTTACTTTCCATGAAGGTTGTGCTCGCGAACGGAGACTTGAAGACGATCGATAGCAACTCAGACTTGTGGTGGGGCATGCAAGGCGCTGGCCACAACTTCGGCATCGTCACATCCGTCACTACCAAGGTTTACGACATCAAGCATTACGACTGGGCAATTGAGACTATTGTCTTCAGCGATGATAAGGTCGAGGAGGTGTACGAGGCTGTCAACAAGTACATTCTCCAGGGTGGAAAGCAGGCCGCGGACATTCATGACTGGACTTACTGGCAGAACGATGCAACATACAGCACTGAGGGG AACCAGCCGGTCATCGTGATCTACATCGTCCAAGAGGGTGTTACTGCTGTCGATGCCAAGTACACCACCCCCTTTCACAAAATCGGTCCCCTCGCTACCACGCCTCAGTCCGGCACCTACAAGGATCTCGCAAAGTGGACTGGTATAGCCCTCGAATCACCTCCACGTCAGGACTTTGGCTTCAACAATCCTCGCTTCCCTATCTACATAAAATCCTACAACGTCACTGCGCAGCGAAAGGCCTGGGACCTCTACTCCTCCGCTATTTCTGGTACCGACAACCCATACTATAACTCTATCTTTATGTTTGAAGACTACGCCAGTGGCGGTGTCCGCTTCCGTAACAACAACGCTAGTGCGTTCGGCTTCCGCGACGCGCACACCCTCGCTGCACCTCTGATCGTATACAACTCCACTGGCAAGGCGCAGGACAATGGCGTCAAGAAGCTCGGCACTCAGCTTCGCGACATCATCCGGGAGGGTACAGGGTCAAAGGAATTACATACGTATGTAAACTATGCGTACGGTGATGAGGGACCGAAAGCCTGGTATGGTCACGAGAGCTGGAGGCAGAAGAAGCTCCAGGAGCTTAAGCAGAGGTATGACCCCACGGGCAAATTCAGCTTCTACGCACCGATAGCAACGCACCAATAG